In Microbacterium sp. 1.5R, the following are encoded in one genomic region:
- a CDS encoding ABC transporter ATP-binding protein, with protein MNAPAIAVRGIEKSYKDLHVLRGVDFEVEKGTIFALLGSNGAGKTTMVRILSTLLKSDAGAATVQGIDVAADPLGVRQRISLTGQFAAVDEILTGRENLVLVAQLRHLPDPGTVADELLATFRLTDAGGRKVGTYSGGMRRRLDIAMSLVGNPEVIYLDEPTTGLDPEARIEVWDVVKKLANTGTTVLLTTQYLDEAEQLADRIAILHEGRIIANGTLADLKRLLPAAKVEYVEKQPTLEEIFLTLIGPKSGSTTGKENAA; from the coding sequence ATGAACGCACCAGCGATCGCCGTTCGCGGCATCGAGAAGTCCTACAAGGACCTCCACGTGCTGCGAGGCGTCGACTTCGAGGTCGAGAAAGGGACGATCTTCGCCCTCCTCGGCTCGAACGGCGCCGGCAAGACGACGATGGTCCGCATCCTCTCGACGCTGCTGAAGTCTGATGCCGGTGCAGCCACCGTGCAGGGGATCGACGTGGCCGCCGACCCCCTCGGCGTCCGTCAGCGCATCAGCCTCACCGGTCAGTTCGCCGCAGTGGACGAGATCCTCACCGGACGCGAGAACCTCGTGCTCGTCGCCCAGCTGCGCCACCTGCCCGACCCCGGAACGGTGGCCGACGAACTGCTCGCGACGTTCCGGCTGACGGATGCCGGGGGCCGCAAGGTCGGCACCTACTCCGGCGGTATGCGTCGCCGACTCGACATCGCGATGAGCCTCGTCGGGAATCCCGAGGTGATCTACCTCGACGAGCCGACCACCGGTCTCGACCCCGAGGCCCGCATCGAGGTGTGGGACGTGGTGAAGAAGCTCGCGAACACCGGCACCACCGTGCTGCTCACCACGCAGTACCTCGATGAGGCCGAGCAGCTGGCCGACCGCATCGCGATCCTGCACGAGGGTCGGATCATCGCCAACGGCACCCTCGCCGACCTCAAGCGGCTGCTGCCCGCGGCGAAGGTCGAGTACGTCGAGAAGCAGCCCACCCTCGAGGAGATCTTCCTCACTCTCATCGGACCGAAGTCGGGTTCGACCACCGGAAAGGAGAACGCAGCATGA
- a CDS encoding DUF1048 domain-containing protein, translating into MAAKWIEALTGSLEQKKQYRDAKKRIDALPEPYRTVANAQHRYTMYYGGITDGDILVQIFLDLADLWERAAIDGTPIDDIVGDDPVSFAETYAEAYGGTHWIDKERARLVTAVDDAKKKESRS; encoded by the coding sequence ATGGCCGCCAAGTGGATCGAAGCGCTCACCGGATCGCTCGAGCAGAAGAAGCAGTACCGCGATGCGAAGAAGCGCATCGACGCCCTCCCCGAGCCGTATCGCACGGTCGCCAACGCCCAGCACCGCTACACGATGTACTACGGGGGCATCACCGACGGCGACATCCTCGTGCAGATCTTCCTCGACCTCGCCGATCTGTGGGAGCGCGCCGCCATAGACGGCACCCCGATCGACGACATCGTCGGCGACGACCCCGTCTCGTTCGCCGAGACCTACGCCGAGGCGTACGGCGGAACCCACTGGATCGACAAGGAGCGCGCCCGCCTCGTCACGGCGGTCGACGACGCGAAGAAGAAGGAGTCACGATCATGA
- a CDS encoding PadR family transcriptional regulator, with protein MGKQMTEMLKGTLEGIVLALLAEQPAYGYEITSRVRDHGFTDIAEGTIYALLVRVEQKKLVDVEKVPSEKGPPRKVYSLNAAGTQELEEFWKTWSFLSEHIEQLNTNSTNSTNTNNKEN; from the coding sequence ATGGGCAAGCAGATGACCGAGATGCTCAAGGGCACACTCGAGGGCATCGTCCTGGCACTCCTCGCCGAGCAGCCGGCTTACGGCTACGAGATCACCAGCCGCGTGCGCGACCACGGATTCACCGACATCGCCGAGGGCACGATCTACGCACTGCTGGTGCGCGTCGAGCAGAAGAAGCTCGTCGACGTCGAGAAGGTGCCGAGCGAGAAGGGACCGCCCCGCAAGGTGTACTCCCTGAACGCCGCAGGCACGCAGGAGCTCGAGGAGTTCTGGAAGACGTGGAGCTTCCTCTCCGAGCACATCGAACAGCTGAACACGAACAGCACGAACAGCACGAACACGAACAACAAGGAGAACTGA
- a CDS encoding threonine/serine ThrE exporter family protein has translation MPDVLDRSALRQFLLGVAQGMNASAESVDRIRDTMTEVVEAYGGDDTDFVVLPTIILVETGDDEESRVAIRSATNASFRFDQIAALYELIAQARTASVSPLDGIRRLNEIGAMRPRLGWVTRTFGHAVLTTGLALLLAPTWQGAIVAFVLGAGIGLLKLVRSPTLQLVMPIAAAFVCAAAVFLLAEVIEIGDPIRLLIAPLVTFLPGGVLTTATVELAAGQMISGASRLIYGFVQLALLAFGILAAGTVVGVESRSYEPLEAASFLPWWVALIGILVFALGNYLHFSAPTSTFGWVLLALVVAYIGQWVGTALLGATLGGFVGAVAMALVVFWIASLRRGVPAQITFLPAFWLLVPGAAGLVGLTEAVATDSGLADFMAALLSIMSIALGVLIGTALYRVVHHGAEEIVQFAVAPPTVVSEAPRRFLDRLLPWRRARD, from the coding sequence ATGCCGGACGTGCTCGACCGCTCGGCCCTGCGCCAGTTCCTTCTGGGAGTGGCGCAGGGCATGAACGCCTCGGCCGAGTCGGTCGACCGCATCCGCGACACGATGACAGAGGTCGTCGAGGCCTATGGCGGTGACGACACCGACTTCGTCGTGCTGCCGACCATCATCCTGGTGGAGACCGGCGACGACGAGGAGTCGCGAGTCGCGATCCGGTCGGCGACCAACGCCTCGTTCCGCTTCGACCAGATCGCGGCCCTGTACGAGCTGATCGCGCAGGCGCGCACCGCCTCGGTGTCGCCGCTCGACGGCATCCGTCGCCTGAACGAGATCGGGGCGATGCGTCCACGGCTGGGCTGGGTCACCCGCACGTTCGGGCATGCCGTGCTGACGACCGGCTTGGCGCTGCTGCTCGCCCCCACCTGGCAGGGCGCGATCGTCGCCTTCGTGCTGGGTGCGGGCATCGGGCTGCTCAAGCTCGTGCGCTCGCCCACCCTGCAGCTCGTGATGCCGATCGCCGCGGCGTTCGTGTGCGCCGCCGCGGTGTTCCTGCTCGCCGAGGTCATCGAGATCGGCGATCCGATCCGGCTGCTCATCGCCCCGCTGGTCACCTTCCTGCCCGGAGGCGTGCTGACGACCGCGACCGTCGAGCTCGCGGCGGGGCAGATGATCTCGGGCGCCTCGCGTCTGATCTACGGCTTCGTGCAGCTCGCCCTGCTGGCATTCGGCATCCTGGCGGCAGGCACCGTCGTGGGTGTCGAATCGCGCTCCTACGAGCCGCTCGAAGCGGCATCCTTCCTACCGTGGTGGGTCGCGCTGATCGGCATCCTGGTGTTCGCGCTCGGCAACTATCTGCACTTCTCGGCCCCCACCTCGACATTCGGGTGGGTGCTGCTGGCGCTCGTCGTCGCGTACATCGGACAGTGGGTCGGCACCGCGCTGCTCGGCGCGACCCTGGGCGGATTCGTCGGGGCCGTGGCGATGGCACTCGTGGTGTTCTGGATCGCCTCGCTGCGCCGCGGTGTCCCGGCGCAGATCACGTTCCTTCCCGCGTTCTGGCTGCTCGTCCCGGGCGCTGCGGGACTCGTCGGACTCACCGAGGCCGTCGCCACCGACAGCGGCCTCGCCGACTTCATGGCGGCACTGCTGTCGATCATGTCGATCGCGCTCGGAGTGCTCATCGGCACCGCGCTGTATCGGGTGGTGCACCACGGGGCCGAGGAGATCGTGCAGTTCGCCGTCGCTCCGCCCACGGTGGTGTCCGAGGCGCCGCGGCGGTTCCTCGACCGGCTGCTGCCCTGGCGGCGCGCTCGCGACTGA
- a CDS encoding anaerobic C4-dicarboxylate transporter family protein — MNDNVWILIAQLIVVILAIYMGTRTSGIGLGVWGLVGVAVLIFVFGEAPGNAPVDAVFIVITVITAASTMQAAGGIDWMVSIAAKVIRRKPKSVVFLAPAMSFLFTVGAGTGNIFYPLLPVIYDVSYQQKIRPERALSVSAVASQVGILCSPVSAATASMVVLLAPQGVDLGGLLLIMWPASIAGLFVAALVMMRHGKDLEDDPEFQRRLESHQIQPPTVDAHDSRLPRTAVLSATLFLIGVGVIVLFGLFEGLRPVIGTDDAGDPVRLSVTVIIEVVMGVIAALIFVFCKVKAADVPKQPTFPAGIVGAIALFGIAWLANTFVAANQTLIVDGLGSVVSGSSAFLGALLFALALFAVAMLTTSQSSATNAIVPIGITIGLPAPLLVGLWPSTMGIYTLPANGSQVATVAFDQTGTTKMGRFVFDHSFQLPNLVYIGVAIVVGVTLSFLFS; from the coding sequence GTGAACGACAACGTGTGGATCCTGATCGCCCAACTGATCGTCGTCATCCTCGCGATCTACATGGGCACCCGCACCAGCGGGATCGGCCTGGGCGTGTGGGGACTCGTCGGCGTCGCCGTGCTCATCTTCGTGTTCGGAGAGGCTCCCGGCAACGCCCCGGTGGATGCCGTCTTCATCGTCATCACGGTGATCACGGCCGCATCCACCATGCAGGCGGCCGGCGGCATCGACTGGATGGTGTCTATCGCCGCCAAGGTGATCAGACGCAAGCCGAAGTCCGTGGTCTTCCTCGCCCCGGCGATGTCGTTCCTCTTCACGGTCGGCGCCGGCACGGGCAACATCTTCTACCCGCTGCTGCCGGTGATCTACGACGTGTCGTACCAGCAGAAGATCCGCCCCGAACGAGCGCTCTCCGTCTCGGCGGTCGCGTCGCAGGTCGGCATCCTCTGCTCCCCCGTCTCGGCAGCGACCGCGTCGATGGTGGTGCTCCTCGCGCCGCAGGGAGTCGATCTCGGCGGACTGCTGCTGATCATGTGGCCCGCGTCGATCGCCGGGCTCTTCGTCGCCGCGCTCGTCATGATGCGCCACGGCAAGGACCTCGAAGACGACCCCGAGTTCCAGCGGCGCCTCGAGAGCCACCAGATCCAGCCGCCCACGGTCGACGCGCACGACAGCAGGCTTCCGCGCACCGCAGTGCTGTCTGCCACGCTCTTCCTGATCGGCGTCGGCGTCATCGTGCTCTTCGGGCTCTTCGAGGGGCTGCGCCCCGTGATCGGCACCGACGACGCCGGCGACCCGGTGCGTCTGAGCGTGACCGTGATCATCGAGGTCGTGATGGGTGTCATCGCCGCTCTCATCTTCGTGTTCTGCAAGGTCAAGGCCGCGGATGTGCCGAAGCAGCCGACGTTCCCCGCCGGCATCGTCGGCGCGATCGCCCTGTTCGGCATCGCGTGGCTCGCCAACACCTTCGTCGCCGCCAACCAGACGCTGATCGTCGACGGCCTCGGCTCGGTGGTGTCGGGATCGTCGGCGTTCCTCGGAGCACTGCTGTTCGCCCTCGCGCTGTTCGCTGTCGCGATGCTGACCACGAGCCAATCGAGCGCGACCAACGCGATCGTCCCGATCGGCATCACCATCGGGCTGCCCGCACCGCTGCTCGTCGGGCTGTGGCCGTCGACCATGGGCATCTACACGCTGCCGGCCAACGGCAGTCAGGTCGCCACCGTCGCATTCGACCAGACCGGCACGACGAAGATGGGCAGGTTCGTCTTCGACCACTCGTTCCAGCTGCCCAACCTCGTCTACATCGGCGTCGCGATCGTCGTCGGCGTGACCCTGTCGTTCCTGTTCTCGTGA
- a CDS encoding peptidase E: protein MSHVVATGAGKAMMERRNDPTHDYILGLTRKKRPRVLFVGTATGDDAAYIVSFYATYDSDRCAPHHLPLFHRSVDDLADFVKGFDVIHVGGGNTANMLDVWKRQGLDEVMREMWEDPNSNVVFTGGSAGGICWFEGGTTDSYGPTLQVLPEGLGFLHGSFCPHYDAEDQRRPLFHASLLSGELATGYAVGNLQSLHFENSDFVTAISPVENPLALRVEAIGGRIVETELATEILTASAPITKGPST from the coding sequence GTGTCTCATGTGGTGGCGACGGGCGCAGGCAAGGCCATGATGGAGCGGCGGAACGATCCGACGCACGACTACATCCTCGGGCTCACCCGCAAGAAGAGACCTCGAGTGCTGTTCGTCGGCACGGCGACGGGCGATGACGCGGCATACATCGTGAGCTTCTACGCGACGTACGACTCGGACCGCTGCGCACCGCATCATCTGCCCCTCTTCCACCGATCGGTCGACGACCTCGCCGATTTCGTGAAGGGGTTCGACGTCATCCATGTCGGCGGCGGCAACACCGCGAACATGCTCGACGTCTGGAAACGCCAGGGCCTCGACGAGGTCATGCGCGAGATGTGGGAGGACCCGAACTCGAACGTCGTGTTCACCGGAGGCAGCGCCGGCGGCATCTGCTGGTTCGAGGGCGGCACGACCGACAGCTACGGTCCGACCCTGCAGGTGCTGCCCGAGGGGCTCGGATTCCTGCATGGCAGCTTCTGTCCGCACTACGACGCCGAGGATCAGCGGCGACCGCTCTTCCACGCGTCGCTGCTCAGCGGTGAGCTCGCGACCGGATACGCGGTCGGCAACCTGCAGTCGCTGCACTTCGAGAACTCCGACTTCGTCACGGCGATCAGCCCGGTCGAGAACCCGCTCGCGCTGCGCGTCGAGGCGATCGGCGGCAGGATCGTCGAGACCGAGCTCGCGACCGAGATCCTCACGGCATCCGCCCCGATCACGAAGGGGCCGTCGACGTGA
- a CDS encoding SGNH/GDSL hydrolase family protein: MPNADSPASAASDLRRIAASLAGVEPLNWVITGDSITHGLLHTQGGRSYSEHLHELIRGELGRTRDVVINSAISGHRITDILNDWDRRVASWHPDVVTLMIGTNDLATGPGQVTVEPGDFAASLREFVSRVRATGAVVVLQTPPAIDIVNAPGRERIAEFADAVRTVAASEDVILVDQHARFIELGNGGVPWGLMGDPFHPNAAGHAALALELANALDICPQPEADRTLPLLEAQVAMARLNG; the protein is encoded by the coding sequence GTGCCGAATGCTGACTCCCCCGCCTCCGCCGCATCCGACCTCCGCCGCATCGCGGCCTCCCTCGCCGGCGTCGAGCCGCTGAACTGGGTCATCACCGGAGACTCGATCACGCACGGCCTGCTGCACACGCAGGGCGGGCGCAGCTACTCCGAACATCTGCACGAGCTGATCCGTGGCGAGCTCGGGCGCACCCGTGATGTCGTCATCAACAGCGCCATCAGCGGGCACCGCATCACCGACATCCTGAACGACTGGGACCGTCGTGTCGCATCGTGGCACCCCGACGTCGTGACGCTGATGATCGGCACGAACGACCTGGCGACCGGCCCCGGCCAGGTCACCGTCGAACCCGGCGACTTCGCCGCGTCACTGCGCGAGTTCGTGTCGCGCGTCCGTGCCACCGGCGCCGTCGTCGTGCTGCAGACCCCACCCGCGATCGACATCGTGAACGCCCCCGGTCGCGAGAGGATCGCCGAGTTCGCGGATGCCGTGCGCACCGTCGCGGCATCCGAGGACGTGATCCTCGTCGACCAGCACGCGCGCTTCATCGAGCTGGGCAACGGCGGTGTTCCGTGGGGGCTGATGGGCGACCCGTTCCATCCGAACGCCGCCGGTCACGCCGCGCTGGCTCTCGAACTCGCGAACGCCCTCGACATCTGCCCGCAGCCCGAGGCCGATCGCACCCTGCCGCTGCTCGAGGCGCAGGTCGCGATGGCGCGCCTGAACGGCTGA
- a CDS encoding magnesium and cobalt transport protein CorA has product MALIDNGVYVHGRRVETPKNLDETYRSLDAHGGIAWIGLYRPSPQEVASVAREFDLHPLAVEDALSGHQRSKVERYGDTLFAVLRPARYRDEQESIEFGELHLFVGPDFVVTIRHAESPDLVGVRRRMEAHPDLLAMGPEAVFYAILDEVVDGYEPIVTGLLNDIDEIEDQLFGDSDDDALSRRIYELSREVINFQRAVHPLAGMLEWLRRGSEKYRIDEELQRSLRDVLDHVIRVNERVDSFRAILENALTVQSALVARRQSDASLAQNDEIKKISSWAAIIFAPTLVGTVYGMNFDVMPELHWAHGYPMAIGAMAAFAVALYGVFKYKKWL; this is encoded by the coding sequence ATGGCCCTCATCGACAACGGCGTGTACGTCCACGGACGTCGCGTGGAGACCCCGAAGAACCTCGACGAGACCTACCGGTCCCTCGATGCCCACGGCGGCATCGCCTGGATCGGCCTCTACCGACCGAGCCCTCAGGAGGTCGCCTCGGTCGCGCGCGAGTTCGACCTGCATCCGCTCGCCGTCGAGGATGCCCTCTCGGGTCACCAGCGGTCGAAGGTCGAGCGCTACGGTGACACGCTCTTCGCCGTGCTGCGCCCCGCCCGCTATCGCGACGAGCAGGAGTCGATCGAGTTCGGCGAGCTGCACCTGTTCGTCGGCCCCGACTTCGTTGTGACCATCCGGCACGCCGAGTCGCCCGACCTCGTGGGCGTGCGTCGTCGCATGGAGGCGCACCCCGACCTGCTCGCGATGGGCCCCGAGGCCGTGTTCTACGCGATCCTCGACGAGGTCGTCGACGGCTATGAGCCCATCGTCACGGGCCTGCTGAACGACATCGACGAGATCGAGGACCAGCTCTTCGGCGACAGCGACGACGACGCCCTCTCGCGGCGCATCTACGAGCTCTCGCGCGAGGTCATCAACTTCCAGCGCGCGGTGCACCCCCTCGCCGGGATGCTGGAATGGTTGCGCCGCGGATCCGAGAAGTACCGCATCGACGAAGAGCTGCAGCGCTCACTCCGCGACGTGCTCGACCACGTCATCCGCGTGAACGAGCGGGTCGACTCGTTCCGCGCGATCCTCGAGAACGCCCTCACGGTGCAGTCGGCTCTCGTCGCACGCCGGCAGTCGGATGCGAGCCTCGCCCAGAACGACGAGATCAAGAAGATCTCGTCGTGGGCGGCGATCATCTTCGCGCCCACCCTCGTCGGCACGGTCTACGGCATGAACTTCGACGTCATGCCCGAGCTGCACTGGGCGCACGGCTATCCGATGGCGATCGGCGCGATGGCCGCCTTCGCGGTCGCCCTCTACGGGGTGTTCAAGTACAAGAAGTGGCTGTGA
- a CDS encoding SDR family NAD(P)-dependent oxidoreductase — protein sequence MTPKTVVLTGASDGIGAASARQLAASGHRLIVVGRSVEKTRAVAADTGAEWFTADFARLDDVRELATKIADAVGGGGIDVLANNAGGIFGDQTPTVDGFEKTLQVNHLAPFLLTNLLLPQLRTGRAAIINTSSVAHRLFAKLDIDDLDNRKDFSANRAYGDAKLANVLFTKSLHTKFHGEGLSSVAFHPGTVQTNFASDSNTLMRFVYRTPLKRLLLISSEKGGSTLSWFVEGTPDETWISGEYYDERVLTRRVNPMIEDAALAEALWQKSAELVGIDAA from the coding sequence CATCGGCACGCCAGCTCGCGGCATCCGGCCACCGACTCATCGTCGTCGGACGATCGGTCGAGAAGACACGCGCTGTGGCCGCGGACACCGGGGCCGAGTGGTTCACCGCCGACTTCGCGCGACTCGACGACGTGCGCGAACTCGCGACGAAGATCGCGGATGCCGTGGGCGGCGGCGGCATCGACGTGCTCGCGAACAACGCCGGCGGCATCTTCGGCGATCAGACGCCGACGGTCGACGGCTTCGAGAAGACGCTGCAGGTCAATCACCTGGCGCCGTTCCTGCTGACGAACCTGCTGCTGCCGCAGCTGCGCACCGGTCGCGCGGCGATCATCAACACCTCGAGCGTCGCGCACCGGCTGTTCGCCAAGCTCGACATCGACGACCTCGACAACCGCAAGGACTTCAGCGCGAACCGCGCCTACGGCGATGCGAAGCTCGCGAACGTGCTGTTCACGAAGAGCCTGCACACGAAGTTCCACGGAGAGGGACTCAGCTCGGTCGCCTTCCACCCCGGCACCGTGCAGACCAACTTCGCCTCGGACTCGAACACGCTCATGCGGTTCGTCTACCGCACCCCGCTCAAGCGCCTGCTGCTCATCAGCAGCGAGAAGGGCGGCAGCACGCTCAGCTGGTTCGTCGAGGGCACCCCGGATGAGACCTGGATCTCGGGCGAGTACTACGACGAACGCGTTCTGACCCGGCGGGTGAACCCGATGATCGAGGATGCCGCACTGGCCGAGGCCCTGTGGCAGAAGAGCGCCGAACTCGTCGGGATCGACGCCGCCTGA